A single window of Gemmatimonadota bacterium DNA harbors:
- a CDS encoding PCP reductase family protein, which translates to MKFLCIPCDRVMEFAERQIPGDGTMAAVFGCPACGREVALLTNPMETQLVSSLGVKVGGRTVPGQPLELVRSSLAEGRADVFAEGDDAAGAGVAWSEEAATRLANVPAFVRGMVKRIYRDYARERGISLITPAVMDQARSDLGLEGM; encoded by the coding sequence ATGAAGTTCCTCTGCATCCCCTGCGACCGCGTGATGGAATTTGCCGAGCGGCAGATCCCGGGCGACGGCACCATGGCGGCTGTCTTCGGCTGCCCGGCGTGCGGCCGCGAGGTCGCGCTGCTCACCAACCCTATGGAGACCCAGCTCGTGAGCAGTCTGGGCGTGAAGGTGGGCGGCCGCACGGTGCCCGGGCAGCCGCTCGAGCTGGTGCGCAGCAGTCTGGCGGAAGGGCGCGCCGACGTCTTTGCCGAGGGCGACGACGCCGCCGGCGCCGGCGTCGCCTGGAGCGAGGAGGCGGCCACGCGCCTGGCCAACGTGCCCGCCTTCGTGCGCGGCATGGTCAAGCGCATCTACAGGGACTACGCGCGCGAGCGCGGCATCAGCCTCATCACGCCCGCCGTCATGGACCAGGCGCGGTCAGACCTGGGGCTGGAAGGCATGTGA
- a CDS encoding P-loop NTPase yields the protein MRRIRTYHQVDDPAGAEVLEQVLAQQHRLAQRLARVQSTVLIGSGKGGVGKSAVAANLAAALGALGRQVGAADADLNGPSLARMLGAAGQPLRVVDDGVVPATGAAGVRVMSMDLLLAAEDAPLRWREPAQGGFIWQSTLETGAVREFLADTEWGALDYLLVDTPPGTDKLARLLELLPRPEAVLLVTTPSEMSRFVVAKSVRQVRNAGVRVLGLVANMTAYVCEHCGRSQPLFEGEGARRLAEAAGVPLWAEIPFDPRLASTTDAGRPLALDAADAGAGRALRELAERLEHELAAPMPSPGPSPSL from the coding sequence ATGCGCCGTATCCGCACCTATCACCAGGTCGACGATCCCGCCGGCGCCGAGGTGCTCGAGCAGGTGCTGGCGCAGCAGCACCGGCTCGCCCAAAGGCTTGCACGCGTCCAGTCCACCGTCCTGATCGGCAGCGGCAAGGGCGGCGTGGGCAAGAGCGCCGTGGCCGCCAACCTGGCCGCCGCGCTGGGCGCGCTCGGGCGGCAGGTGGGCGCGGCGGACGCGGACCTGAACGGCCCCTCGCTGGCCCGCATGCTGGGCGCCGCCGGGCAGCCGCTGCGGGTGGTGGACGACGGCGTGGTCCCGGCCACCGGCGCGGCCGGCGTCCGCGTCATGTCCATGGACCTGCTGCTGGCGGCGGAGGACGCGCCGCTGCGCTGGCGGGAACCGGCCCAGGGCGGCTTCATCTGGCAGAGCACGCTGGAGACCGGCGCCGTCCGCGAGTTCCTGGCTGACACCGAGTGGGGCGCACTGGATTACCTGCTGGTGGACACGCCGCCCGGCACGGACAAGCTGGCCCGCCTGCTGGAGCTCCTGCCCCGCCCCGAGGCCGTGCTGCTCGTGACCACGCCCTCCGAGATGTCCCGCTTCGTGGTCGCCAAGTCCGTACGCCAGGTGCGCAACGCGGGCGTGCGCGTCCTGGGCCTGGTCGCCAACATGACCGCCTACGTCTGCGAGCACTGCGGACGAAGCCAGCCGCTGTTCGAGGGCGAAGGCGCGCGCCGCCTGGCCGAGGCCGCGGGTGTCCCGCTCTGGGCCGAGATCCCCTTCGACCCGCGCCTCGCCTCGACGACCGACGCCGGCAGACCGCTGGCGCTGGACGCCGCGGACGCGGGGGCCGGCCGCGCGCTGCGTGAGCTCGCGGAGCGCCTCGAGCACGAGCTCGCCGCGCCCATGCCGAGCCCCGGCCCCAGCCCGAGCCTATGA